One region of Culex pipiens pallens isolate TS chromosome 2, TS_CPP_V2, whole genome shotgun sequence genomic DNA includes:
- the LOC120419063 gene encoding histidine protein methyltransferase 1 homolog — protein MFTFGFKVSEPSNEDSEEVVEEKSSQDSQTWFECSELALPDDLRSGTSIDPDHLHVFLASVDIQVEYINCLTLDKEELSRDVLVAEHDHSDLVPGQYEGGLKVWECTFDLGELMAEREQVTKLFKGATVLDLGCGSGILGILAAKLGATKVVFQDYNKDVIEKVTMKNYSINCCGEESEEGTSSSSTVKPEAQFYCGDWGSFVEKDETHYDVILTAETIYSTNSYDKLIKLFKSKLKPDGVILLAAKTYYFGVGGGLRLFEKALQEDGHFSHQTVWECESGVKREILEIKTKPQSGE, from the exons aTGTTCACGTTTGGGTTTAAAGTAAGTGAACCATCCAACGAGGATTCCGAGGAAGTCGTTG AGGAGAAATCCTCTCAAGATTCGCAGACATGGTTCGAGTGCTCGGAACTAGCTCTACCGGACGACCTCCGCTCCGGCACCTCGATCGATCCAGACCACCTGCACGTTTTTCTCGCTAGTGTGGACATTCAGGTTGAGTACATCAACTGCCTGACGCTGGACAAGGAAGAGCTTTCGCGGGACGTCCTGGTGGCGGAACACGACCACTCCGACCTGGTTCCCGGACAGTACGAGGGCGGACTTAAAGTGTGGGAATGTACGTTCGATTTGGGGGAGTTGATGGCGGAACGGGAGCAGGTTACGAAGCTGTTCAAGGGCGCAACGGTGCTGGATTTGGGCTGTGGCTCAGGGATTTTGGGCATCTTGGCGGCGAAGTTGGGTGCGACCAAGGTGGTCTTCCAAGATTAT AACAAAGACGTTATAGAAAAGGTAACGATGAAGAACTACTCGATCAACTGCTGCGGTGAAGAGTCGGAGGAAGGGACGAGCAGCAGTTCGACGGTGAAGCCGGAGGCACAGTTTTACTGTGGAGATTGGGGCAGTTTCGTGGAGAAGGATGAAACGCATTACGATGTGATCTTGACCGCAGAGACGATCTACAGCACCAACAGTTACGATAAGTTGATTAAGCTGTTCAAGAGCAAGCTTAAGCCGGACGGAGTGAT CTTGCTGGCCGCAAAGACGTACTACTTTGGCGTGGGCGGTGGCCTTCGCCTGTTCGAGAAGGCCCTCCAGGAGGACGGACACTTTTCCCACCAGACTGTGTGGGAGTGCGAGAGCGGCGTGAAGCGCGAAATCCTCGAGATTAAGACGAAGCCGCAGTCGGGCGAATAA
- the LOC120419070 gene encoding THAP domain-containing protein 1-like produces the protein MPSSCSVPDCELKYAHSEDVSYHKFPLKKPELLSEWVKFTGRDPAWVPSRWSAICSRHFKPSDFKDCIYR, from the exons ATGCCGTCGTCGTGTTCCGTGCCAGATTGCGAACTGAAGTATGCCCATTCGGAAGACGTTTCGTATCACAA ATTCCCTCTGAAGAAACCGGAACTGCTAAGCGAGTGGGTCAAATTTACCGGACGTGACCCGGCCTGGGTTCCGAGCCGCTGGAGCGCCATCTGCAGTCGGCACTTCAAGCCGTCCGATTTCAAGGATTGCATTTACAGGTGA
- the LOC128093039 gene encoding zinc finger protein 665-like: MIQTLHEAHSDHPDAETDQEDYSGGEETNLLDITCRLCGIVFSKWCQGLLVDFRPHSVVIGKCLPFVNLELVHFPSKVCGHCLKVINGFSAFYDSVQRAQVDLELKYNNRVDEHDPVDEQIFEAPKIRIKQEPMVNIKEEAIESNSRIRENPLPETPENTLIIKNPNVASDNNKILVFKNQSTENQNTKPMPKNCEILEIVNLYPPIVDITSATIREVQPYEITLPSISNAPAFQSAPPQIINLKTENTADFEEEYEDYSGYYDFQLALNTLDEHSYSKLPIQADDNKDEIFPHLPEPMDPIQLGESGTVQVIHVELPLVTFSCQSCHHNFPTRLKLLRHRTFYCPSRKRPHFRCVYCAKKFPIRTQLQIHLAACHRRTARRKHLASKASAVKNAVRQASNSQHEPQATTHPKTYTCDMCDRTYSRMSNLRRHQLSHRPMEQWNHKCGVCQKIFDKLFDLKKHFQLSKCAGSSGGDGGYVLPARSGEEAGTVPAPEGALDRLLYVCSTCNKQFKSYNSLKVHESIHTGLKAYICETCGKRFGGQMNLTQHRLTHTELRQFVCKLCPKVFKRSGGLSQHVKSFHMKIKPYQCPVCFRDFALKADMTRCRHSKLKENG; this comes from the exons atgattc AAACGTTGCATGAGGCCCATTCGGATCATCCGGATGCGGAGACGGACCAGGAGGACTACTCCGGTGGGGAGGAGACAAATTTGCTAGATATAACGTGTCGACTGTGCGGAATCGTCTTTAGCAAATGGTGCCAGGGATTGCTGGTGGATTTCCGGCCGCATTCCGTGGTCATTGGAAAGTGTTTGCCGTTCGTCAATTTGGAGCTGGTCCATTTTCCTTCGAAAGTTTGTGGCCACTGTCTGAAGGTCATCAACGGGTTCTCTGCGTTTTATGACAGCGTTCAACGGGCTCAGGTTGATCTGGAGCTGAAGTACAACAATCGAGTGGATGAGCATGATCCGGTCGATGAGCAGATTTTTGAAGCGCCCAAGATACGAATCAAGCAGGAACCGATGGTCAACATCAAGGAGGAGGCAATCGAATCAAACAGTCGAATCCGCGAGAATCCACTTCCGGAAACTCCGGAAAATACTCTCATAATCAAAAATCCAAACGTTGCCAGTGATAACAACAAAATTCTGGTGTTTAAAAATCAGAGCACTGAAAATCAAAACACGAAGCCAATGCCAAAAAACTGTGAAATTTTGGAGATCGTCAACCTCTACCCTCCAATTGTGGACATCACGAGCGCTACCATTCGTGAAGTTCAACCTTACGAAATCACTCTCCCTTCAATATCAAATGCTCCAGCTTTTCAATCAGCACCTCCCCAAATCATCAACCTTAAAACGGAAAACACGGCAGATTTCGAGGAAGAATACGAAGACTACTCCGGATATTACGACTTTCAGCTGGCACTGAACACGCTCGATGAACACAGCTATTCCAAGCTCCCAATCCAAGCGGACGATAACAAGGACGAAATCTTCCCCCACCTTCCGGAACCAATGGATCCCATTCAGCTGGGAGAATCCGGCACTGTCCAAGTCATCCACGTGGAACTTCCACTCGTGACCTTCTCGTGCCAATCCTGCCACCATAACTTCCCAACCCGACTGAAGCTGCTTCGCCACCGAACCTTCTACTGTCCGTCGCGGAAGCGACCCCACTTCCGGTGCGTCTACTGTGCGAAAAAGTTCCCCATCCGAACCCAACTCCAAATCCATCTGGCCGCCTGCCATCGAAGGACCGCCCGGCGGAAGCACCTCGCTTCCAAAGCGAGTGCCGTCAAAAACGCTGTCCGACAGGCAAGCAACAGCCAACACGAGCCGCAAGCGACGACCCACCCCAAAACCTACACCTGTGATATGTGCGACCGGACGTACTCGCGGATGTCGAACCTGCGGCGGCACCAGCTCAGCCACCGGCCGATGGAACAGTGGAACCACAAGTGTGGCGTCTGTCAGAAGATCTTCGACAAGCTTTTCGACCTAAAGAAGCACTTTCAGCTGAGCAAGTGCGCTGGCAGTAGTGGCGGGGATGGCGGGTACGTGCTGCCGGCGAGGAGTGGTGAGGAAGCGGGGACGGTTCCGGCGCCGGAAGGCGCACTGGATCGACTGTTGTACGTGTGTTCGACGTGCAATAAGCAGTTCAAGAGTTATAACAGCTTGAAGGTGCACGAAAGTATTCACACGGGACTGAAGGCGTACATCTGCGAGACCTGTGGGAAGCGGTTCGGAGGGCAGATGAACCTGACCCAGCATCGGTTGACGCACACGGAGCTGAGGCAGTTTGTGTGCAAGTTGTGCCCGAAG gttttcaaacggagcGGTGGTCTGAGCCAGCATGTCAAATCGTTCCACATGAAAATCAAACCCTACCAGTGTCCGGTTTGTTTCCGGGATTTCGCGCTCAAGGCCGATATGACCCGGTGTCGTCACTCGAAGCTGAAGGAGAATGGATAA